The following proteins are co-located in the Anomaloglossus baeobatrachus isolate aAnoBae1 chromosome 7 unlocalized genomic scaffold, aAnoBae1.hap1 SUPER_7_unloc_3, whole genome shotgun sequence genome:
- the LOC142259408 gene encoding taste receptor type 2 member 8-like, with amino-acid sequence MVYHDPIISMYIAILSLETIYGVSTNAFIISLLSYYYVHGLDRSVSNVIILALSVSNVLYACVSYVNVLLLYCNPLVFLKTLITPSVYVFASFMITSSSWLTACLCFFYFMKIQTFRSGFLSWIKMKVNIAIPWMILMAELLSVVTASLHILEILEHSESPKNILLVQLAKMKASSNGVFPNNLYISFVSSCFPFLNSVVTTTATVWSLNKHSKKMEKKQTKSSVSVKAYENTILNMIRLLIFYGIFYVTLFLFYFNLFASYTTGFWMFLMVIFLYAPVQSTLLIFSNTKLKKAWMKIFLCKATSTIEEESGNISSPES; translated from the coding sequence ATGGTCTACCACGACCCCATAATCTCTATGTACATTGCTATCCTTAGTCTGGAGACCATTTATGGAGTATCTACTAACGCCTTCATCATCTCGCTCCTTTCCTATTATTATGTTCATGGACTGGACCGGAGTGTCAGTAATGTCATCATCTTGGCTTTGAGCGTCTCCAATGTCCTCTATGCCTGTGTGTCATATGTGAATGTGTTACTGCTCTATTGCAATCCCTTAGTTTTTCTGAAAACCCTTATTACTCCATCCGTCTACGTCTTTGCCTCATTCATGATCACATCCTCATCCTGGCTTACTGCCTGCTTATGCTTCTTCTACTTCATGAAGATCCAAACATTTCGGTCTGGCTTCCTATCCTGGATAAAGATGAAGGTCAACATTGCTATTCCATGGATGATCCTGATGGCCGAGCTTCTATCTGTGGTCACTGCCTCACTGCACATACTAGAGATTCTTGAACATAGTGAATCTCCCAAGAACATCTTGCTGGTCCAGTTGGCCAAGATGAAGGCATCATCCAATGGGGTTTTCCCCAATAACTTGTACATCTCGTTTGTGAGCAGCTGCTTTCCTTTTCTCAACAGTGTAGTCACCACAACGGCCACAGTATGGTCCTTGAATAAACACagcaaaaagatggagaaaaaacaaacaaaatcttCTGTCAGCGTGAAAGCTTACGAAAATACCATCCTCAACATGATACGACTTCTGATCTTTTATGGGATCTTTTATGTCACCTTGTTCCTTTTTTACTTTAACCTATTTGCTTCATACACCACTGGGTTTTGGATGTTTCTGATGGTGATATTTTTATATGCTCCCGTTCAATCAACTCTTCTGATTTTTTCAAACACTAAACTGAAGAAAGCCTGGATGAAGATCTTCCTCTGCAAAGCAACATCCACCATAGAAGAGGAGAGCGGCAACATCTCCTCACCGGAGAGCTGA